Below is a genomic region from Brassica rapa cultivar Chiifu-401-42 chromosome A08, CAAS_Brap_v3.01, whole genome shotgun sequence.
GATTGGatcacagtaaaaaaaaaattacttatttagcaaaaaaaaaaaattactttacaGTGATCACTGTAATTTGCTTGGAAGATAAATAAACGTCTAAAGTTTGATACCTGAAAAGCATAAACTTAGACATAATAAAATTTGTCCaacattaaaaatctaaaagtaaACTTACCAAGGagtgagttttttttataatagaaaGATGAGCTAATCTATGTTAAACCATACATgacaactaaaattttaattttataacaaatGATCTCTTCATCATTATCATgttaatagaaaatttatatCACACCGTGGTGATTACTCAAGAGGGTCGCTTGTTAGGCTATGAAGATCACATAAATTCACAAGTAGGTCATCCCTCCTTTCAAGCATGTACTTGATCAATGTAAATAATCAGCGTTACATGATATTGATCTATCTGAAATCTTTATGCTTGGTTATATTTTGCTTATGTTTTTCAAACATGGCTAGAGCCTACTGAAATCGTTCTCAAATAAAACTAACTGACATAAATAagcaaaatataagaaaaatataaacaatatcaTATGAAAttggttatatttttcttatttatgtcaaatagtttatttttgttatttcaagTAATTTGGATTTGATTTGTATGATTGGTTTATGTATATGTCATGATGCTTTTAACAACGGGAGTGAATGTCACAATGTAAAATCATCAACTCGAAGTAATGCTCTTGGTTTACATGAGTTTAGAGCTCTTGCTCAGGGGATGGAAATAAGATAATTCATAGGATTAAGGCATACAATTTTTTATTCTCGGCTCAAGTGATTCAAGTATCATGTTGTCGCGAATACAATGTTGTTTTTATAATTCAGTCTGGAGAGGTTTGTTTATTCtaattttgtagtttttttacAATCCACAAAATTTATCCAGTTTGTACTTTGTGCTTTTCACACGTGGGGAGAATTACATCTTTGGTTGTGGTCACTTAGATACAAACTTTTTGATACACAGAACCAAGCTAGCTTTGAATAGTAATTTTTGTAAGCATGTAACctctttaaaatttttgagTTTAGTTTACTGTATAGTTGAAGTTTTTATTCTCATATGATTCATTCTTAAATTACCTAGTTTAGTGATTAATGTCATGAAGATTAAGTTCCTATGGAGTACATATAGTATTATGTGGTCAATCTATATGTTTTGTTGATATAACTTTGGATTTTGTAGAATTTGTGACACTAACATTATTATTACTATGTGGCCACTGGTGACTACCGTGCTAACAAAAACTCCAGCCTCTTGCTATTCTGTCTCTTAAAACCTGCAGAGGTGTACATCGTGTATGTGCTGGAAATGGACATGCTGTTCCTATCGACGCTCTGATGGTTATCAGAGGAGCCAACGGTACTACAAATCATAAGCATAAATTATTGATGGATTTGTTagaagatttttaaaattactagattgatttgaatttattttatagttattagggtaacaattatttatataaatattttattttatacgtgtaaataataacttacaaaataaattataatttttataattcttaatgattaatcaataaaaactattatatttaaaaaaaatcaaattttatcaaAACATTTACGCTATATCCGAACTTGCGAAGTAGCAGTGTAGTCAATTAAAACAAACACTTGTTAGGATAGGGAGAAAATAAAACTTCTCAACTAGGCCCATTAATCTattcatctatattattaaaagagaagtacctaTTAAAAAATACCTCTAAGTTTTCTAAATTATTTACACTTTCATACACTgagaattaaattaaattacaaattttaatGCATATCTTATCccagttaaattaatgagttttttttaattaaatttaaacttaatgtcattaaatgaacttacttattttaatgcttgtctttttcagttaaattaaagagtttttcttaatcaaatttaaacttaatgtcattaaataaacttaaaaatatatcatatttaatGTAGCTTATTACGGACGAGTACAGTCCAATAAtgaacttgaattttatttttacgaaaacgtgaatcacttgacatatgtaatatttaaaatatattaactacaatataacaaatgcatataacctaactatactttagtttgaaatgatcatgctcaagttttatatagtcaacttacatcatgcatctatcgatgtacaatattcaaaccacctataattttcgttttctttataggatgtatcaaccaaccaatcatcctattgattttctaagttttataaaaaataaatcaataaatataaactcaaaatccaatattttttattaatcaaaacataatattttcaatgtcgtatctttaatgtatctattaaatatagaaactgtaaccataattacactaattataagaatatatttgattccaaccaattgatctattactttggtaattgatttgcttacagaagagaaaacaataaatttaaaatttgtaagaatataagGATATAGATATTCCAACCAATTGTCTATATTTGCGTATGATTTTCGCATAATAAGCTTCAAATTGAACATTGAAAAAGatagagagattttttttttaattttttaccgATACAGAACTTAAACAAAATGAAGAGTtaaaggtaatttttttttgttacacttcCCGGAAAAAAATGGTTACAACATGGGCTTTCATAATATGacattttaacatattaatgttatggacatttaataattatcttgacgaaaaacaaagactataaataatttattattaataaaattatgaaattaattacaatttgatgactaattcatcgccctttttatatgttaaatttttcatagAAGTTTAAAAAATCATTGTATTTCCTTTAATCatgtataactaatttataatcttttatgccATACTAAGTCGTAATATAATGTTTCTtcttattttacattaataaccattgtttttatatatcgtctacaattctctaattacgtctatttgttcaattttttatatgatatcgaATATTCATCATAAATAGATGGTTTAAGATAccgaaaaaatatttagttggtGAATATAATGcatcaaatattacaaatacatcatttagttaaataaataaccaaaaatcgaaaatttattgttaaaagttaaaacctaCTGAAATCTTTTTCAAATCTTTGATCAGTCTTAATAACAGTACGGTTTATATCATTATATGGAAAAGATCCTCAAAGGAAGCAttgtttgtgtttcaaaaaaaaaaggaagcatTGTTTGGGAGTTAAAGGTAATTTTTTTGGTCGTGGACACTTATCGAACATTTCTTGGTCGTGGTCCTTATCCAGCTCAATTTCTTTGTTTTCGCAGCTCTGGCATCGACTAGGGCTAATGGGCCGATATTCAGGCCCGCTAACAATTCGGAAAATGTTATGGTAATTTCAATGTGGGCTTAAACGAATACAAGCAATAAGCAAATCAGTAACAACCATTAGATCTTTGATACCGTATATAATCAGTGAGAAATGAAACAAACTGTTCCACTAGTAAGGTGGGTTCTTGTAATCATCTCTGGCACGAGAATAGCAGACGTAGTAGAACTGAGAGACTATAGCAGTGAAGAGTGCGAATGAAGCACCAGCTGCAAACACTCCTTTACGTATCACTTCACAGCTAGGAGGCTCATCCACGTTCCACATCTTCCTGTACTTAGTGTGGTACGCGTTTCTGATTGATGCCGCGAGCAAACATATCTCAGCAATCAAGAAAAACACCCTGTcacaaataaagaaaaaaagaataatggGTCACCGTCAGATTCATGAAACATATAACGTTATGATTTAAGTATATAttagttagcaaaaaaaaaatacatacatatatatatatatatatatatatatatatatatataattaccaGCAAATGAGGAAGAGGATGATGGCACAAGCTCTTGAACCACCAGGGCTAAGAGCCTTGCCGCAGCAGAAGCACTTGCTAGCCAACATAATAATGACTTGAGTTGTCAAGAGAAGCACAAAAGCACCAGCACCATAACTTGTAGCTATGTCTGAGCCATACTCACAGTACTCATATACTTTCTCCTTGTCAGGTACAACCTTACCCTACAAAACAAACATTACAATCAGATCTAGCCCTACAAAGCTACAGTTACCTACACAGATCTTAACTCTCTATAATATAAATCTTGAGAGAGTTTCGGTTACAGGTTTTGAATCAAACTCATAAACAAGGATCCTTGTTAAGTTCATCACATATTTTTAACGAATCTTGATTCTTGAATCAGATCTGAACACGAAATAGAGCAACGAACATTAATGAAAgtttgagagagagagtaatGATTCTTACGACGCTTCTTCTTTGCTCGGCGGCAATGGCTAGTCCAACAGCGATGAGATCAAGAATGAA
It encodes:
- the LOC103832705 gene encoding uncharacterized protein LOC103832705 codes for the protein MASKLVIIIVFILDLIAVGLAIAAEQRRSVGKVVPDKEKVYEYCEYGSDIATSYGAGAFVLLLTTQVIIMLASKCFCCGKALSPGGSRACAIILFLICWVFFLIAEICLLAASIRNAYHTKYRKMWNVDEPPSCEVIRKGVFAAGASFALFTAIVSQFYYVCYSRARDDYKNPPY